One window of the Colletotrichum destructivum chromosome 6, complete sequence genome contains the following:
- a CDS encoding Putative F-box domain, ankyrin repeat-containing domain superfamily — protein sequence MTLDTLPSELLLHIATYFDTLEFDAVLALVSRRLLDVFRPRLYHAAISVDLPDITVMAAAEGNLETLKVAATYGAQFQGKYALSPMGCVADDWRLEHYRIHQMEGDTLIRWGPDAVVPNDYDAGPIPQEACWATPLAMAAMYGHYHVVEWLLKQNCHPDHPGVQVRPSHLKLSRFPAWTPLHYAICNRRTSIARLLLASGASYHNVRMPNRFRKYPLFSMVGSPNNANRDGVVISYHEMKRRIFGLDEGNGFLDQGDFSPQEEDGDNDASISPSIPLLQTTDGTPELAETEDLVEMVSYVDPYSVPALHIAASSGAKAIMTYLVKNVGVDILSQDSHGGTVLHYAAFAPPHSNAVNKALSLGADPRAEFSCTMDMFGQQSFDALDWAIHFRVEQAVGALLAWPGCDLAWCHMPGENRLLDDASSQSRYTSQPLKESKIKHMFRVLHTGSFPRHMTPGWRYRAQCFEMFSSRLLSATVKQGTGKSHMKYLPFHRELEMAFFWALQTDSLEREESSWIDFDRFDLNKMVSVQSYDENLINQWTLSWNVTPNPTTDAFCSIGTIALYSVVAGKANSGLQEKRIRWLLNAGANPCPPGRETEMFSPIRHLLHSMRLLPCRASDGFRSYEESENSLWGSIGVIDVLAAAGGWNAFATDVTGSSEGLLAMAAHYVGMCGRVAALDEEMSKNIHYMLESGMPSKLVAILKAVDA from the exons ATGACGCTCGACACACTCCCTTCAGAATTGCTTCTGCATATCGCCACGTACTTCGACACTCTGGAATTTGATGCGGTTCTTGCTCTGGTCAGCCGTCGTCTCCTTGACGTCTTCAGACCCAGGCTGTACCATGCTGCCATCAGCGTCGATCTCCCCGACATCACTGTAATGGCTGCAGCGGAGGGGAACCTCGAGACTCTCAAAGTGGCCGCTACCTACGGCGCCCAATTCCAAGGAAAATATGCCCTGTCGCCAATGGGTTGTGTGGCGGACGACTGGAGACTCGAGCACTACAGAATTCATCAGATGGAAGGGGATACACTCATAAGATGGGGGCCTGACGCGGTCGTCCCCAACGACTACGACGCCGGTCCTATTCCACAAGAGGCCTGCTGGGCGACCCCGTTGGCAATGGCCGCCATGTACGGACACTACCACGTAGTCGAATGGCTCCTCAAACAAAAC TGCCATCCCGACCACCCTGGTGTGCAAGTCCGTCCCAGCCATCTGAAACTAAGCCGATTCCCGGCTTGGACACCTCTCCATTACGCCATATGCAACAGGCGAACCTCGATTGCTCGCCTGCTGCTCGCCTCTGGTGCCTCGTACCATAACGTGCGTATGCCCAACCGGTTCCGCAAATACCCCTTGTTCTCTATGGTGGGAAGCCCGAACAACGCCAACCGTGATGGGGTTGTTATCAGCTATCatgagatgaagaggagaatTTTCGGCCTCGATGAAGGCAACGGATTTCTAGACCAAGGCGATTTTAgtcctcaagaagaagacggcgataACGATGCCAGCATCTCGCCCAGCATCCCGCTATTGCAGACGACAGATGGCACTCCAGAGCTCGCGGAGACTGAGGATTTGGTCGAAATGGTCTCGTACGTAGACCCCTACTCTGTTCCCGCACTTCACATTGCTGCCTCTTCGGGGGCAAAGGCCATCATGACATACCTCGTCAAGAATGTCGGTGTGGATATTTTGTCCCAAGATAGCCACGGAGGGACCGTTCTCCACTACGCCGCGTTCGCACCGCCGCACAGCAACGCCGTCAACAAAGCCTTGTCTCTGGGAGCGGACCCACGCGCAGAGTTCTCCTGTACCATGGATATGTTTGGACAGCAATCGTTCGATGCTCTCGACTGGGCCATCCATTTCCGGGTAGAGCAGGCGGTCGGCGCTCTTCTGGCCTGGCCCGGATGTGACCTCGCTTGGTGCCATATGCCAGGCGAAAACCGCCTCTTGGATGATGCATCCTCGCAATCCCGATACACCTCTCAGCCGTTGAAAGAATCCAAAATCAAGCACATGTTCCGAGTATTGCATACGGGCAGTTTCCCGAGGCACATGACTCCCGGATGGCGTTACCGTGCCCAGTGTTTTGAGATGTTCTCCTCTCGGCTCCTTTCGGCAACCGTCAAGCAAGGCACAGGCAAATCACATATGAAGTACTTGCCCTTCCATCGCGAGTTGGAAatggccttcttctgggcTCTCCAGACCGATTCCCTGGAAAGAGAAGAGTCCTCTTGGATCGACTTCGATCGCTTCGACCTGAATAAGATGGTTTCCGTCCAGAGCTACGACGAGAATCTCATAAATCAATGGACCCTCTCCTGGAACGTAACACCCAATCCCACTACCGACGCCTTCTGCTCCATTGGAACCATAGCTCTCTACAGTGTCGTTGCCGGCAAGGCTAACTCGGGTCTCCAGGAGAAGAGGATCAGGTGGCTACTGAACGCAGGGGCCAACCCTTGCCCGCCAGGCCGAGAGACAGAGATGTTCTCCCCCATCCGTCATCTCTTGCACTCCATGAGGCTCCTCCCGTGCCGGGCTAGCGATGGTTTTCGAAGCTACGAGGAGAGCGAAAACAGCTTGTGGGGCTCTATTGGCGTGATCGACGTGCTCGCagcggcgggcgggtggaACGCCTTTGCCACAGACGTCACAGGCAGTTCTGAGGGCCTgctggccatggcggcgcaCTACGTTGGGATGTGTGGAAGAGTAGCGGCGCTTGATGAAGAAATGTCCAAGAATATCCACTATATGCTCGAGAGCGGCATGCCTTCGAAGCTTGTAGCGATTCTCAAGGCCGTAGATGCTTAG
- a CDS encoding Putative alcohol acetyltransferase/N-acetyltransferase — protein MGPQAAAVRPCGNMERYSTARHSLGLYRCVSVTGRYAVPPGTDLEVLKTKLRGAVAQVVMEQPFLRVGIANEDKEAACYVHIPRINFAEHIQWLSPSRPEAADAVLCKHLSFQHDQLWLQLDQRPPWRIAVIPIDTAQGSPSEIEVVFSFHHAIGDGTSGSIFLSRLLNALLNPVVISELEADQLELSEPPILPGPQEQLINGRISWPYFLWELWAAFGPSWLKSKPDVIPWKGRAIDFSMPYQTNVQLLRLPAAIATRLLATARAHSLTLTPLLHALVAASLSRHLPASKAQALEPCSAMSLRRFVPATAGLDVDKQFSILVTSTGHPIPKASTAILRESSGQDLEQAIWGVAASVKNDLKSRLATLPHDDITAMLKYVSNFHEFFTKKDHGERGNSWEVSNLGAINGGATEGALWKLNRAVFSQSAMTVGPGFAVNVAGIAGGEVTITLTWNENIVDTALLESLAADLDSWTHRLAGGAPF, from the exons ATGGGCCCCCAAGCAGCTGCCGTACGGCCATGCGGCAACAT GGAGAGGTACTCGACTGCTCGTCATTCACTGGGCTTGTATCGATGCGTGTCAGTGACGGGCCGGTACGCCGTTCCACCCGGCACCGATCTCGAAGTTCTCAAGACGAAGCTCCGTGGAGCTGTTGCGCAGGTCGTCATGGAGCAGCCTTTTCTACGCGTTGGCATCGCCAACGAAGACAAAGAAGCCGCTTGCTACGTCCACATTCCACGCATCAACTTCGCAGAACACATCCAGTGGCTCAGCCCGTCCCGCCCAGAGGCGGCGGATGCAGTCTTATGCAAACACCTCTCTTTCCAGCATGATCAGCTCTGGTTACAGCTCGACCAGCGCCCGCCCTGGAGGATCGCCGTCATTCCCATTGATACCGCCCAGGGCTCTCCATCAGAGATCGAGGttgtcttctccttccatCACGCTATCGGCGATGGTACAAGCGGCTCCATCTTTCTTAGCCGTCTCCTCAATGCACTGCTTAACCCGGTTGTCATTTCGGAACTTGAAGCGGACCAGCTCGAGCTGTCGGAGCCACCGATATTGCCCGGTCCCCAAGAGCAACTCATCAACGGTCGGATCAGCTGGCCATACTTTCTCTGGGAGCTATGGGCTGCCTTCGGCCCTTCCTGGCTGAAGTCTAAACCAGACGTCATTCCCTGGAAAGGTCGCGCTATCGACTTCTCGATGCCTTACCAGACAAATGTCCAGTTGCTGCGACTTCCGGCAGCCATCGCGACTAGACTTTTGGCGACCGCTCGGGCGCACTCTCTGACCCTAACACCATTGCTGCACGCACTCGTTGCCGCCTCGCTTTCTCGCCATCTCCCCGCCTCAAAGGCACAGGCTTTGGAGCCATGTTCTGCCATGAGCTTGAGACGGTTTGTTCCGGCGACCGCGGGGCTCGACGTGGACAAGCAATTCTCGATTCTCGTCACATCGACAGGTCACCCGATACCCAAGGCGTCGACCGCGATCCTTCGCGAATCCTCCGGCCAGGACCTTGAGCAAGCAATCTGGGGCGTCGCAGCCTCCGTCAAGAATGACCTCAAAAGCAGGCTGGCGACTCTGCCCCACGACGATATCACGGCCATGTTGAAGTATGTCAGCAACTTCCACGAGTTCttcacgaagaaggatcaCGGTGAGCGCGGCAACAGCTGGGAGGTCAGCAACCTGGGGGCCATCAACGGCGGTGCAACTGAAGGTGCCTTGTGGAAGCTGAACCGAGCCGTGTTCTCGCAGTCGGCCATGACAGTGGGACCCGGGTTTGCCGTCAACGTCGCGGGCATCGCCGGCGGAGAAGTCACCATTACATTGACTTGGAACGAGAATATCGTGGACACAGCGCTGCTAGAATCTCTGGCTGCAGACCTCGATTCGTGGACGCACCGGCTCGCAGGCGGAGCTCCCTTCTGA
- a CDS encoding Putative mitochondrial phosphate carrier protein SLC25A3/Pic2/Mir1, with protein sequence MGASLSDAPAGPQGIDLYSRFALAGALGCSLTHGAFTPVDVVKTKIQLDPATYNRGMIGGFRQVIQNEGAGALLTGFGPTFTGYFIQGAFKFGGYEFFKKQAIDLIGLDAARQNRTAVYSVSAASAEFFASIALSPLEATRIRLVSTPGFANGLIGGFSKILTQEGIGAFYSGFVPILFKQIPYTVTKFVAFEKVSEAVFSQLDKSSLSGAAQTGVNLGSGLMAGFAAAIVSQPADTMLSKINKTKGLPGEGVLSRLVKIAGELGVRGSFAGLPTRLFMVGGLTAGQFAIYGDIKKALGATNGVEIAK encoded by the exons ATGGGTGCCTCTTTGAGCGACGCGCCTGCTGGGCCGCAGGGCATTGATCTCTACTCCCGCTTCGCCCTTGCTGGTGCCCTGGGCTGTTCCCTCACCCACGGCGCCTTCACTCCCGTCGATGT CGTCAAGACCAAGATCCAGCTTGATCCGGCCACCTACAACCGCGGCATGATTGGCGGTTTCCGCCAGGTCATCCAGAATGAGGGAGCTGGTGCCCTGTTGACCGGCTTCGGCCCGACCTTCACCGGATACTTCATCCAGGGGGCCTTCAAGTTCGGTGGGTACGAGTTTTTCAAGAAGCAGGCTATCGACTTgatcggcctcgacgccgcgcgcCAGAACCGCACTGCCGTCTACTCCGTCTCTGCCGCCTCTGCCGAGTTTttcgcctccatcgccctcaGCCCTCTTGAGGCTACCCGCATCCGTCTTGTTTCGACTCCAGGCTTCGCCAACGGTCTCATTGGTGGCTTCAGCAAGATCCTTACCCAGGAAGGCATCGGCGCTTTCTACTCTGGATTCGTCCCCATCTTGTTCAAGCA GATCCCCTACACCGTCACCAAGTTTGTCGCTTTCGAGAAGGTTTCTgaggccgtcttctcccagCTCGACAAGTCTAGTCTGTCCGGTGCTGCCCAGACGGGTGTGAACCTGGGTTCTGGCCTCATGGCCGGATTCGCTGCTGCCATTGTTTCTCAGCCGGCCGATACCATGTTGTCAAAGATCAACAAGACCAAAGGTCTGCCGGGCGAAGGCGTCCTCTCGCGCCTCGTCAAGATTGCCGGCGAGCTTGGAGTCCGTGGATCTTTCGCCGGTCTCCCCACCCGTCTGTTCATGGTCGGTGGTCTGACCGCTGGCCAATTCGCCATCTACGGAGACATTAAGAAGGCTCTTG GTGCCACCAACGGTGTTGAGATCGCTAAATAG
- a CDS encoding Putative gfo/Idh/MocA-like oxidoreductase, NAD(P)-binding domain superfamily, protein MAPIRVGIIGLSSTATTGWASRAHLPYLLSARGRSNYTITALCNSSVEAARRAVAAYELPSETKAYGSPSDLAADPDVDLVVVSTRVDQHYDTALPSVKAGKHVYVEWPLAQDVEHARKLADAAREAGGRTAVGVQGRFAPALLKVRELLEEGRIGKVLSSEIKASGGSIDREILPVGLKYFAQREIGGNIVTIGFGHLFDQIQHVLGEAAIRHSHAQIQRPNIRIRDPSTKQIVETIPNDVPDLIVATTTLPPSDLIATDATLLARFRRGQPFPGDPQLAWTVHGERGEIRLVSQDSAALQAFADGDAVRIEVHDFESDVVERVAWAWADWQDGLPVPARCIGAVYEAFAEGEGAAGVASFEDAVRRHEQIAGFFSGSS, encoded by the exons ATGGCACCTATCcgcgtcggcatcatcgggCTCTCGTCCACCGCGACGACGGGCTGGGCAAGCCGCGCTCACCTCCCCTACCTCCTCTCCGCCCGCGGCCGCTCAAATTACACAATCACGGCCCTCTGCAACTCGAGCGTCGAGGcagcccgccgcgccgtcgcggccTACGAACTCCCCTCCGAGACCAAGGCTTACGGCAGCCCGTCCGACCTCGCCGCAGACCCGGACGttgacctcgtcgtcgtctcgacgCGCGTTGACCAGCACTACGACACGGCGCTGCCCAGCGTGAAAGCCGGGAAGCACGTCTATGTTGAGTGGCCGCTCGCGCAGGACGTCGAGCACGCGCGGAAGCTGGCGGAcgcggcgagggaggccggcggccggacggCGGTGGGGGTGCAGGGGCGGTTCGCGCCGGCGTTGCTGAAGGTCCGGGAGCTCTTGGAGGAAGGGCGGATCGGGAAAGTCCTGAGCAGCGAGATCAAGGCGTCCGGTGGCTCGATTGACCGGGAGATTCTGCCGGTCGGGTTGAAGTACTTCGCCCAGCGGGAGATCGGGGGCAACATCGTCACCATCGGGTTCGGACACC TGTTTGATCAGATCCAGCACGTcctgggcgaggcggccatCCGGCACAGCCACGCGCAGATCCAGCGGCCCAACATCCGAATCCGCGACCCTTCGACCAAGCAGATTGTCGAGACGATCCCGAACGACGTCCCGGACCTCATCgtcgcgacgacgacgctccCGCCCTCGGACCTCATCGCGACGGACGCCACGCTCCTCGCGCGCTTCCGGCGCGGGCAGCCCTTCCCCGGCGACCCGCAGCTCGCGTGGACGGTCCACGGCGAGAGGGGCGAGATCCGCCTCGTGTCCCAAGACAGCGCGGCGCTGCAGGCGTtcgcggacggcgacgcggtCCGGATCGAGGTACACGACTTCGAGAGCGACGTGGTCGAGAGGGTGGCATGGGCGTGGGCGGACTGGCAGGACGGGCTGCCCGTGCCGGCAAGGTGTATCGGGGCCGTGTACGAGGCgttcgccgagggcgagggggcgGCCGGCGTGGCGAGTTTCGAGGATGCCGTGAGGAGGCACGAGCAGATTGCCGGGTTCTTTTCGGGCTCTAGCTGA
- a CDS encoding Putative YbiA-like superfamily protein: MLLMRADSSSTAASPAPTYNHAESSNRLSKSASEMNRPASSTIISIMETSPIYFWRETGPEGYLSQWWTRDPFTIAATASSPPITFRTAEHYMMHGKALLFADADAALAILRADHPRKVKALGRRVRGFDGERWDAERERVVREGNLLKFRAAPQLRERLLATGSRELVEASPTDRIWGIGFAPDKAPASDRACWGLNLLGKVLMEVREALRKEEQQQHGGEKKKKGSEEKEEQLEVEEKQIQSRTKRRRTRSQDEEEMRDEDTTSKSRRVKKREDGEEDGEKDGEVDGEEDGEKDREEDKRGEFRG, from the exons ATGCTACTGATGAGA GCAGACAGCTCATCCACAGCTGCGTCTCCCGCACCTACATATAACCACGCCGAATCCTCGAACCGTCTCTCAAAAAGCGCTTCAGAAATGAATAGACCCGCATCATCCACAATCATCTCCATCATGGAAACATCGCCAATCTACTTCTGGCGCGAGACCGGCCCAGAGGGTTACCTCTCCCAGTGGTGGACAAGAGACCccttcaccatcgccgccaccgcctcctccccgcccATCACCTTCAGGACGGCTGAGCACTACATGATGCATGGCAAagccctcctcttcgccgacgccgacgccgcgctcgcgATCCTCAGGGCGGACCACCCGCGCAAAGTCAAGGCCCTCGGGCGCAGGGTCCgcggcttcgacggcgaGCGGTGGGACGCCGAGAGGGAGCGCGTCGTCCGCGAGGGCAACCTCCTCAAGTtccgcgccgcgccgcaaCTCCGGGAGCGGCTGCTGGCGACGGGCTCTcgcgagctcgtcgaagCGAGCCCGACGGACCGCATCTGGGGCATTGGGTTCGCGCCCGAcaaggcgccggcgtccgaCAGGGCATGCTGGGGGTTGAATCTGCTCGGCAAGGTGTTGATGGAGGTACGGGAGGCGTTGAGGAaagaggagcagcagcagcatgggggggagaagaagaagaaggggagtgaagagaaggaagagcAGCTGGAAgtggaggagaagcagattCAGTCCCGGACGAAGAGGAGACGTACCCGGTcgcaggatgaagaggaaatGAGGGATGAAGACACGACGTCCAAGTCGAGACGAGTGAAAAAACGggaggacggagaggagGACGGAGAGAAGGATGGAGAGGTGGACGGAGAGGAGGACGGAGAGAAGGATAGAGAGGAGGACAAACGCGGAGAGTTTCGGGGGTGA
- a CDS encoding Putative Tim44-like domain, NTF2-like domain superfamily protein — protein MNSLVQSARSNPQNALARASARAVQIHGRTPAYRRLLSTELNGNAALAFSRHPSTFRPTPLRSQFLPEDVRSISSSMQSRSFHLTARQLQQQQQQTEKPKTPEDAAKTAEETKPKDAESEAKEESSEKKEGEEKTEGKEEGEQKEKKDDLPPPPPHGDKTPWEVFRETLQTEFGKSKEWNESTKALSGEIQDFAESERVRKAREAYEKSSGAISSAATTAVKTTAGAIGKGAAWTWDTTAMKGVRKVANVTGDVLDKATKPIRETEAYKNVKDVIDDGSSSRYGGWVEKEERRKKREAEALKSGQPEILEEDPNAGTNVTLHKDAAWKEAWRDFKDSNKFAQGFFSAGKVYRESDNPLIETARLVTDKIGGWFAENETAQVIKKFRTMDPNFQTEPFLKELREYILPEVLDAYVKGDIETLKLWLSEAQYSVYEALTKQYLTAGLKSDGKILDIRHVDIVRARMLDPGEIPVFVITCRTQEVHVYRNAKSGELAAGMEDKVQLVTYAIGITRVPEDVSNPETRGWRLIEMQKSGKDYY, from the exons ATGAACTCTCTGGTGCAGTCGGCGAGGAGCAATCCTCAGAATGCTCTCGCGAGAGCTTCCGCGCGAGCGGTCCAAATCCACGGCAGAACGCCCGCATACCGCCGGTTACTTTCCACAGAACTCAATGGCAACGCCGCGCTGGCCTTTTCACGACATCCCTCCACATTCCGACCTACCCCGTTGCGATCGCAGTTCCTCCCTGAAGATGTCCGCTCCATCTCGAGCTCGATGCAATCGCGCTCTTTCCACCTGACGGCCCGacagctccagcagcagcagcagcagaccgAAAAGCCCAAGACGCCTgaggacgccgccaagaCCGCCGAGGAGACAAAGCCTAAGGACGCCGAGTCGGAGGCCAAAGAGGAGTCCtctgagaagaaggagggcgaggagaagaccgagggcaaggaggagggcgagcagaaagaaaagaaggatgacctgccgccgccgcccccccacGGTGACAAGACGCCTTGGGAGGTCTTCAGAGAGACGCTGCAGACCGAGTTTGGCAAGTCCAAGGAATGGAACGAATCGACAAAGGCCCTCTCTGGCGAAATCCAGGATTTTgccgagagcgagagggTTCGCAAGGCCCGCGAAGCCTACGAGAAGTCCTCCGGCGCCATTTCGTCCGCTGCGACCACCGCCGTCAAGACCACCGCCGGGGCCATTGGCAAGGGAGCTGCTTGGACCTGGGATACCACCGCGATGAAGGGCGTCCGTAAGGTCGCCAACGTTACGGGAgacgtcctcgacaaggcaACGAAGCCCATCCGCGAGACCGAGGCGTACAAGAACGTCAAGGATGTTATTGATGACGGCAGCAGCTCCCGCTATGGCGGCTgggtcgagaaggaggagcgcAGGAAGAAGCGCGAGGCTGAAGCGCTCAAGTCCGGCCAGCCCGAGATTCTTGAAGAGGATCCCAA CGCCGGCACCAACGTTACGCTCCACAAGGATGCCGCCTGGAAGGAGGCGTGGAGGGACTTCAAGGACTCAAACAAGTTCGCCCAGGGTTTCTTCAGCGCCGGCAAGGTGTACCGCGAATCCGACAACCCCCTCATCGAGACCGCACGACTGGTAACAGATAAGATCGGGGGCTGGttcgccgagaacgagacGGCGCAGGTCATCAAGAAGTTCCGCACGATGGACCCCAACTTCCAGACGGAGCCTTTCCTGAAGGAGCTCCGCGAGTACATTCTGCCCGAAGTGCTCGACGCCTACGTCAAGGGCGACATTGAGACGCTCAAGCTCTGGCTGTCCGAGGCCCAGTACTCTGTATACGAGGCGCTGACGAAGCAGTACCTCACGGCGGGCCTCAAGTCGGACGGTAAGATCCTCGACATTCGCCACGTTGACATTGTGCGCGCGCGAATGCTCGACCCCGGTGAAATccccgtcttcgtcatcacTTGCAGGACGCAGGAGGTTCACGTCTACCGCAACGCCAAGTCGGGCGAGCTGGCGGCTGGCATGGAAGACAAGGTGCAGCTGGTGACGtacgccatcggcatcacgCGTGTGCCGGAGGACGTCAGCAACCCGGAGACAAGAGGATGGCGTCTCATTGAGATGCAGAAGAGCGGAAAGGACTACTACTAA
- a CDS encoding Putative small ribosomal subunit protein uS11, whose translation MSSAPTTRLLARSLLQNFARPSPIARCSPALLRSFSQTPRADEAKKGGQELLAAMYGSRAPATLGRSSAPSTTSTSSTPSTPSTPSTPDPSQSLLLDTLNKASGNASNPLGSGLDDLVPDQEDLLEPYHMHVYSHKHNTHVTVTKPDRGAIISLSTGNIGFKKSRRKGYDAAYQLTAYVLEKLNYAGWHKKVNKLELVLRGFGVGRDAAVKVLMAPEGKFWRNKIVRVSDSTRLKFGGTRSKNPRRV comes from the coding sequence ATGAGCTCCGCTCCGACGACCCGCCTTCTGGCGAGATCCCTCTTACAAAATTTCGCTCGTCCATCACCGATAGCCCGATGCTCTCCTGCCCTCCTCCGATCCTTCTCCCAGACGCCGCGCGCCGATGAGGCCAAGAAAGGAGGCCAGGAGCTGCTCGCTGCCATGTATGGTTCGCGCGCGCCGGCGACACTAGGGAGATCTTCGGCCCCGAGCACGACCAGCACGTCCAGCACGCCCAGCACGCCCAGCACGCCCAGCACGCCTGACCCATCCCAGAGTCTGCTGCTCGATACCCTGAACAAGGCCTCTGGCAATGCGTCTAACCCCCTCGGCTCAGGGCTCGATGACCTCGTtcctgatcaggaggaccTCTTGGAGCCGTACCACATGCACGTCTACTCCCACAAGCACAACACGCACGTCACTGTGACGAAACCCGACCGCGGCGCCATCATCTCTCTGTCGACCGGCAACATCGGCTTCAAGAAGTCGAGGAGAAAGGGCTACGATGCCGCCTATCAATTGACGGCGTACGTCCTCGAGAAGCTGAACTACGCCGGATGGCACAAGAAGGTCAACAAGCTTGAGCTCGTGCTGAGAGGGTTCGGTGTCGGACGCGATGCGGCAGTCAAGGTCCTCATGGCCCCCGAGGGCAAATTCTGGAGAAACAAGATCGTGCGGGTGTCCGACTCTACGAGATTGAAGTTTGGTGGAACGAGGAGCAAGAACCCTAGGCGTGTCTAA
- a CDS encoding Putative PPPDE peptidase domain-containing protein: MAPRSSNPRQSVASHRSTLSLSKTEVSIHVYDLLPPGRLSSVLWTVGASLLHSGVVINGREYAYGGHERRGVTGVYWTKPKTEPPGGTFKSEILHGFTFATQAEIDAILEEASKEFLGTSYNLLTKNCNHFTSYLCKKLTGRPGPGWLNRAASIGVALPCVVPRDWIDPPEYETADGALLEDDDDHAHEGSRMLKQSPPRFLTQNPKGQAEDADWDSEDERRRGGNGKGKKAVRDTAGRDLPAAERAPDGK, translated from the exons ATGGCTCCCCGATCGAGCAACCCCAGACAATCCGTTGCTTCGCACAGGTCGACATTATCGCTGTCAAAGACCGAAGTCTCGATTCATGTCTACGATCTGCTTCCT CCAGGGCGGTTATCCTCTGTCCTCTGGACGGTCGGCGCGTCACTTCTTCATTCAGGCGTCGTCATTAATGGCAGAGAGTATGCCTACGGCGGACACGAGCGACGCGGGGTGACCGGGGTCTACTGGACGAAGCCCAAGACGGAGCCCCCCGGCGGCACGTTCAAGTCGGAGATCCTTCACGGCTTCACCTTTGCGACgcaggccgagatcgacgcgATACTGGAGGAGGCGTCCAAAGAGTTCCTGGGTACCTCCTACAACCTCCTGACCAAGAACTGCAACCACTTCACCTCGTACCTGTGCAAGAAGCTTACCGGCCGTCCCGGCCCTGGCTGGCTCAACCGTGCGGCGAGCATCGGCGTCGCGTTGCCATGCGTGGTCCCCCGAGACTGGATCGACCCGCCCGAGTACGAaaccgccgacggcgcgctcctggaagacgacgatgatcACGCACACGAAGGCTCTAGGATGCTGAAGCAGTCACCGCCGAGGTTTCTCACCCAAAACCCAAAGggccaggccgaggacgccgactGGGACAGCGAAGATGAGCGTCGCCGTGGAGGTAAtggcaagggcaagaaagCTGTGAGGGACACCGCAGGGCGCGATCTGCCTGCTGCCGAAAGGGCCCCTGATGGGAAGTGA